From Candidatus Cloacimonadota bacterium, one genomic window encodes:
- a CDS encoding HAMP domain-containing histidine kinase — MRSWGYPNEYSQVILNILNNAKDAILEKETKNAKVQLMLDQKDGRTILTIWDNAGSIPNNIIDKVFDPYFTTKQHQKGTGLGLYMAKTIIENNMDGSIQVKNIDGGVKFIIEV, encoded by the coding sequence GTGAGATCATGGGGGTATCCTAATGAGTATTCGCAAGTGATACTGAATATACTTAACAACGCTAAAGATGCAATACTCGAAAAAGAGACCAAGAATGCAAAAGTCCAGTTAATGCTCGATCAAAAGGATGGCAGGACGATCTTAACGATTTGGGATAATGCCGGTTCGATACCAAATAATATTATTGACAAAGTTTTCGACCCATACTTTACTACAAAGCAACACCAGAAAGGAACAGGTCTCGGATTGTATATGGCAAAGACAATTATTGAGAATAATATGGATGGCTCTATACAAGTTAAGAATATTGATGGTGGTGTGAAATTTATTATTGAAGTATAA